In Tenebrio molitor chromosome 8, icTenMoli1.1, whole genome shotgun sequence, a genomic segment contains:
- the Sb gene encoding serine proteinase stubble isoform X1, which translates to MGSSMLWMAVLGAILVWSATPGAPSRRGQAYQISPKPCWVDGQEGTCMFVYECIKSEGYHIGMCVDTFMFGSCCAHNATDNNVVPNRHDQPSVLYTAPSQHSHTTNKPISHSRPTNRPRPTSHSHLSQSTKPQNRPPTPPPGHTVAASVHVRPNLSSRNPTQPPRHTDALSGANSISIGVYTKPGWQSTTEPGFITSHNQNSLQSGSKPQWQFTTEPAFVTRVKAKPSSFKPKPKPTKKPIQVTTKHGSKGTTTKATTKRPPTPTSTVVNTEVPVQKVSSPPDATLTSTISSGGGGVSVPARVECGVPKMLTQPQSKIVGGKNAPFGRWPWQVSVRRTSFFGFSSTHRCGGAILNENWIATAGHCVDDLLTSQIRIRVGEYDFSSVQEELPFVERAVARKVVHPKYNFFTYEYDLALVQLDKPLEFAPHISPICLPASDDLLIGENATVTGWGRLSEGGTLPSVLQEVQVPIVSNDRCKSMFLRAGRHEFIPEIFLCAGHETGGRDSCQGDSGGPLQVRGKDGHYFLAGIISWGIGCAEANLPGVCTRISKFVPWILKHVT; encoded by the exons GATCAAGCATGCTCTGGATGGCCGTTCTTGGCGCCATATTGGTGTGGTCGGCAACTCCAGGTGCTCCATCGAGGCGTGGTCAAG CGTACCAGATCAGCCCAAAACCTTGCTGGGTCGACGGCCAAGAAGGCACGTGCATGTTCGTCTACGAGTGCATCAAATCGGAGGGTTACCACATAGGCATGTGCGTGGACACCTTCATGTTCGGCTCGTGCTGTGCACACAACGCTACCGACAACAACGTGGTGCCGAACCGGCACGACCAACCTTCCGTGCTCTACACCGCTCCTAGTCAACATAGTCATACCACTAACAAGCCAATTAGTCATAGCAGACCCACGAACAGGCCCAGGCCGACAAG TCATTCGCACCTAAGTCAGTCAACGAAACCTCAGAACCGTCCACCGACGCCCCCACCGGGGCACACCGTGGCGGCCTCCGTGCACGTCAGGCCGAACTTGTCCTCGCGCAATCCCACCCAACCACCCAGACACACCGACGCCCTCTCTGGAGCCAACAGCATATCGATCGGAGTGTACACGAAACCCGGGTGGCAATCGACCACGGAACCGGGCTTCATCACGTCCCACAACCAGAACTCGCTGCAGTCCGGATCCAAACCGCAGTGGCAGTTCACCACCGAACCGGCGTTCGTCACCAGGGTCAAGGCGAAACCTAGCAGCTTCAAGCCGAAGCCCAAACCCACCAAGAAGCCCATACAGGTCACTACCAAGCACGGCAGCAAGGGGACCACCACGAAAGCCACAACCAAGAG ACCGCCAACTCCAACTAGCACTGTCGTCAACACGGAAGTCCCAGTGCAAAAAGTCTCTTCGCCTCCAGATGCGACGCTAACGTCGACTATCTCGTCCGGTGGCGGCGGCGTGTCAGTCCCAGCCAGAGTCG AATGCGGTGTGCCCAAGATGTTAACGCAACCCCAGTCGAAAATCGTCGGCGGCAAGAACGCTCCATTCGGCCGGTGGCCCTGGCAG GTTTCGGTGCGGAGGACCTCCTTCTTCGGGTTTTCCAGCACCCACAGGTGCGGCGGAGCCATCCTCAACGAGAACTGGATAGCCACGGCGGGACACTGCGTCGACGA CTTGCTAACGTCGCAGATCCGGATCCGAGTGGGGGAGTACGATTTTTCGAGCGTCCAGGAGGAGCTTCCGTTCGTGGAAAGGGCCGTGGCAAGAAAAGTTGTTCACCCTAAATACAACTTTTTCACCTACGAATACGACTTGGCTCTTGTTCAGCTTGATAAACCGTTGGAATTTGCTCCGCACATCTCCCCTATTTGTCTGCCCGCCTCCGATGATTTGCTTATCGGGGAGAACGCCACGGTTACGGGGTGGGGGAGGCTGAGCGAGGGGGGCACGCTGCCTTCCGTTCTCCAAGAG GTCCAGGTCCCCATCGTGAGCAACGACCGCTGCAAGAGCATGTTCCTCCGCGCCGGAAGACACGAATTCATCCCGGAGATCTTCCTATGCGCGGGCCACGAGACCGGCGGTCGAGACTCCTGCCAAGGAGACTCGGGGGGTCCACTGCAGGTGCGCGGCAAGGACGGCCACTACTTCCTCGCCGGGATCATCTCCTGGGGCATCGGATGCGCCGAAGCGAACCTCCCCGGGGTCTGCACCAGGATCTCCAAGTTCGTACCTTGGATCCTGAAGCACGTGACCTAA
- the Sb gene encoding serine proteinase stubble isoform X2: protein MLWMAVLGAILVWSATPGAPSRRGQAYQISPKPCWVDGQEGTCMFVYECIKSEGYHIGMCVDTFMFGSCCAHNATDNNVVPNRHDQPSVLYTAPSQHSHTTNKPISHSRPTNRPRPTSHSHLSQSTKPQNRPPTPPPGHTVAASVHVRPNLSSRNPTQPPRHTDALSGANSISIGVYTKPGWQSTTEPGFITSHNQNSLQSGSKPQWQFTTEPAFVTRVKAKPSSFKPKPKPTKKPIQVTTKHGSKGTTTKATTKRPPTPTSTVVNTEVPVQKVSSPPDATLTSTISSGGGGVSVPARVECGVPKMLTQPQSKIVGGKNAPFGRWPWQVSVRRTSFFGFSSTHRCGGAILNENWIATAGHCVDDLLTSQIRIRVGEYDFSSVQEELPFVERAVARKVVHPKYNFFTYEYDLALVQLDKPLEFAPHISPICLPASDDLLIGENATVTGWGRLSEGGTLPSVLQEVQVPIVSNDRCKSMFLRAGRHEFIPEIFLCAGHETGGRDSCQGDSGGPLQVRGKDGHYFLAGIISWGIGCAEANLPGVCTRISKFVPWILKHVT, encoded by the exons ATGCTCTGGATGGCCGTTCTTGGCGCCATATTGGTGTGGTCGGCAACTCCAGGTGCTCCATCGAGGCGTGGTCAAG CGTACCAGATCAGCCCAAAACCTTGCTGGGTCGACGGCCAAGAAGGCACGTGCATGTTCGTCTACGAGTGCATCAAATCGGAGGGTTACCACATAGGCATGTGCGTGGACACCTTCATGTTCGGCTCGTGCTGTGCACACAACGCTACCGACAACAACGTGGTGCCGAACCGGCACGACCAACCTTCCGTGCTCTACACCGCTCCTAGTCAACATAGTCATACCACTAACAAGCCAATTAGTCATAGCAGACCCACGAACAGGCCCAGGCCGACAAG TCATTCGCACCTAAGTCAGTCAACGAAACCTCAGAACCGTCCACCGACGCCCCCACCGGGGCACACCGTGGCGGCCTCCGTGCACGTCAGGCCGAACTTGTCCTCGCGCAATCCCACCCAACCACCCAGACACACCGACGCCCTCTCTGGAGCCAACAGCATATCGATCGGAGTGTACACGAAACCCGGGTGGCAATCGACCACGGAACCGGGCTTCATCACGTCCCACAACCAGAACTCGCTGCAGTCCGGATCCAAACCGCAGTGGCAGTTCACCACCGAACCGGCGTTCGTCACCAGGGTCAAGGCGAAACCTAGCAGCTTCAAGCCGAAGCCCAAACCCACCAAGAAGCCCATACAGGTCACTACCAAGCACGGCAGCAAGGGGACCACCACGAAAGCCACAACCAAGAG ACCGCCAACTCCAACTAGCACTGTCGTCAACACGGAAGTCCCAGTGCAAAAAGTCTCTTCGCCTCCAGATGCGACGCTAACGTCGACTATCTCGTCCGGTGGCGGCGGCGTGTCAGTCCCAGCCAGAGTCG AATGCGGTGTGCCCAAGATGTTAACGCAACCCCAGTCGAAAATCGTCGGCGGCAAGAACGCTCCATTCGGCCGGTGGCCCTGGCAG GTTTCGGTGCGGAGGACCTCCTTCTTCGGGTTTTCCAGCACCCACAGGTGCGGCGGAGCCATCCTCAACGAGAACTGGATAGCCACGGCGGGACACTGCGTCGACGA CTTGCTAACGTCGCAGATCCGGATCCGAGTGGGGGAGTACGATTTTTCGAGCGTCCAGGAGGAGCTTCCGTTCGTGGAAAGGGCCGTGGCAAGAAAAGTTGTTCACCCTAAATACAACTTTTTCACCTACGAATACGACTTGGCTCTTGTTCAGCTTGATAAACCGTTGGAATTTGCTCCGCACATCTCCCCTATTTGTCTGCCCGCCTCCGATGATTTGCTTATCGGGGAGAACGCCACGGTTACGGGGTGGGGGAGGCTGAGCGAGGGGGGCACGCTGCCTTCCGTTCTCCAAGAG GTCCAGGTCCCCATCGTGAGCAACGACCGCTGCAAGAGCATGTTCCTCCGCGCCGGAAGACACGAATTCATCCCGGAGATCTTCCTATGCGCGGGCCACGAGACCGGCGGTCGAGACTCCTGCCAAGGAGACTCGGGGGGTCCACTGCAGGTGCGCGGCAAGGACGGCCACTACTTCCTCGCCGGGATCATCTCCTGGGGCATCGGATGCGCCGAAGCGAACCTCCCCGGGGTCTGCACCAGGATCTCCAAGTTCGTACCTTGGATCCTGAAGCACGTGACCTAA